Genomic segment of Poecile atricapillus isolate bPoeAtr1 chromosome 8, bPoeAtr1.hap1, whole genome shotgun sequence:
ACGACACAGAATCGCCTGTGCTGACAAAAACCCATCATCAAACAACAACACAACTGCACAACTGCTTGAGAGAGAGCCCCAAACTGCAGTGAATGGTCCCACATCAGGCCAGAGACTGGTGGCCAGTGGAGTTTCTCAGGGCTCATTGCTAGGCAGGAGGTGCTGCTCAGTACTTTTATCAGTGATCTGGATGTAAGAGTTTAATACACCATTCCCAAGTTTGCTGATGATACCAAACTGGGAGTGCTGTGGCGTCTCTGGAGGGACAAGAGGCCTTGCAGAGGGATCTGCACAGATGCACcactgggcagtgccagtgGCACAGAATCACTGAGTGCCCAGGGTGGAGGAACACCCAGCACGAGTGCAAGCTGGGAGAAGAGCggctggggagccctgctggaaggatctgggggtgctggttggCAGCAGCTCAGTGGGAACCATCACCAGGAGGGCAAATGGCAGCCTGGGGGCACCCGACACAGCGTGGCCAGCGGGGCAGGAGAGAGGAGGGtctggctgtgctcagcaccGGGGCAGCCTCACCCACAGCACTCCAGCATTAGAGGGGATGGGAAGgtgctggagcgtgtccagaagaggaaaaccacgctggtgctggggctggaaagTGACctgggaggaggctgagggctctgggttTGTCTGGGTTGGAGAGAAGGAGGCTGAGGTACAACCTTAGccccctctgcagcttcctgaggaGGGGGCATGGAAAGGGAAGTGCTGATCTCATGGGAATGCTGATCCCAAAgcagggccaggggaggctcaggctgGGCATTAGGAAGTGTTTCTCTACAGAGCATATAATCAAATACTGCACCAGGCTTCCTGGAGAGGTGGCTGATGCCCCAGACTGTCAGTGCTGAAGAGGCATTTGAACAGTGGTGTAAGTCTAGGGCTCCCCTGAATTGATCAGGCAGTTGGACCAGATGATTGTcataggtcccttccaactaaAATATTCAAGTATCCTCTTCTTGATACTGTGAGATATTTAGCACCATCAAGAGAGAGCTTTCACACACCACTGTTTTACACTACAGGAGACAACACAGAAGTACTCTGTACCAACCAAAAACAAGATGCTTTGTAGGAACAGTTGAGTAGCTCACAACAACTCAGAcatcccaaacaaacaaacaaaaagcccacaAAGCTCTGGGCAGAATAAAGATGCCATCAGTGGTCTCCATTCTGCTTACCCGGCTGTCCCCTAGGTTGGCTATGTAGAGGATATTGTCGACAGCTAAGACACAAGTAGCTGTGGAGCCATCCTTCCATGCTGGCTTCCTGAAGTGAACAAAAATGAGATTACTAAAGGGGAAAAACAACACTCAAGAAGTTACAGAGTGTTCCTGGGGAGTCAAAGTAGTGTCCTGTGCCACCACACAACAATCAGGTAGCACAAGCCCACAGGAGCTGCCTGCTAGCAGCTCAGGTTGGTGATAAAGATGGACAAGGACAGAGGAACTACACAGACTACAGATTTCTGAATGCACAGACAATGCCCAGCTGGTGTAAATACTGCCAACCACCACTCCCACACCAACTCTTCCTCACACTCAGCTCCCAGGAAACCTTGTAGGTGAGCAGAACAGGCTCAGCCCTGATGGCTGCCCAAAAGCTATAGCACCATGAGCAAACAAGTACTCCACATTCCTCCTCGGAAAGCGTCTTCTTTGCAGCAAAAGGAAGGTACAGACAACTGCAGCAGAAATGCCTTCTTTTTTGcttacattttccttccttttatgACAATATCCCtgccccctcccccacctcagcagcaccaccacTCGCTCAGTCACTCTCCTCCTATTTCACTTCCTGTAGTTAAGCTTTTATCTCTAGAGCTCTAGGTAAAATGAGAAGCATTTCTTAGATTACAGCTGCCAGACTAGACCTGTCCACAAAAAAGCCTGGCTATGATGCCATTCTTCACTGGAACTAGCTTTGAGAGACTAATTTCTAGACATATTTCCCCCAGTTTTTCCTTACTTTGAAGGTGTGGCTGAATGAACATGATTCATTTCACAGCTATTGCTAGTGATCCTTTGTCATGCCTTTGCCTTTTGACCAAAGGCTGGTTTGAGAAAGACATTATTGTGACAGACTCAAGAAAGCATCTTCTTTTTGCCTGGTCAGACTTATTGTTCTGATCAGGCTTAAGAGACTGAGCCACTTTGCAATTTACTTAAAATTGAAAGTTttcagggaatcacagaatcaaatGCATCAACAATCTCTCCATCTGTGATAGAGGGGTCACTGTGAAAtaataacagtaaaaaaaaaataaaccaaatgtGTGTAAAGGATTGGTAACAAAGTGACTGCATTGAAATGCAATCTACATCTTCCCTAGTCCACACAGCTGGTGTGTCAGTTCAGCAGAGACTGAGAGAAGGTCAGGGTGCTTGGCACTCCACACCCAGCTGCAAGACAGGTTGGCATTTACCCCATGGAGGGACATTCTTCATCAACATCTCTGTTTTCTAAAGAGTTGAAGAAAGCAAGATTTAAATCTACATTGGGAGATGTAGGTCTTTCAACACAGGGCATTAAAAGCTGCCTCAGGGATGTGTTCCAGCCCCGCAAGCACAGCTCTAAAGAAAGCTTAGTGGCCTCTACAGATCCCTCCTGCCACACACTGATGCCACCAACAGAGATCCCATCTCAGGCAGCATGTGACAAGTCTTTAAAAAGAAGGCAAACGAGATGCTCTGATAAGGACAGAGGTGGGCCCTGGACCtctttggcttccttccttcatGAGAAACAATGTGATTCAATCTAATCGAGCCTACAGACTGCTCACCATAGAGTAAGACCAGACATGCTGTGATCTAGCTCTAGCAAGCACTTAGCTGGCACAGTCACAGCCTGGCACAGTGGAGCTGTGTGGAGTTTTGCCAAAGCACAGGCATGACACAAGGAAGGTTTCCTCTGCCCTGCTCACAACTCAGACCTCAGAGATGCACActaagaaatacaaatgaacaGAAAGTATTTGCACTTACTGGCTGGATGCCTGCTTTAGAAACTCTTCATCTGTGTGTTTGAAGGTGTCCAGAAGGCATCTCTTCACAGTTTTCTCCACGCTGGCTACCTCACCTGTCAGAGAAAACAACAACTAAGCTCCAAGTAAAACTGATCTATCCTGATCTGTCCCTTTGCTCATCCAACATTCAGGCAGTGCATCTCTTGgactgcagagcagctgggcaCATCCTGGGCTTACCCTACCAGAAATCTATGCAGTAGTGTATATGGAGAGTTTATGACAAATCTCTCCACCATAGGATTATTTTTCACACTTGATGTAGCACTGCCAAAAAGGCTTCCAGCCCTCTTCCCCAGGAGACACAGCAATCTCACAAGCCCTCTGGGAATAAGGGATGGGTACTGTAGGACTACACCCAAACAGATCAGTTTCCCTTATCCACTGCCAAAGCAGAAAAGGTGATGGTTGTCCTCCTTCCACTGTCCTTTTTCCACTCCTCTCACCTTTCGGAAATTTCTTAATCAGGTTTTGGTGCAGATTCTGTGCTGCAAATTTTGAGGCTCGGACTCCCCCGTGGCCATCAAAAACTGCAAAGTACGAGACTCGTGTGCTGTGAGGGaacaaaaagaagcagaaagaggCTAAGAAAGGCCATTGCCAGGGAATGGGACTGAGTACATTCCTCTCCATAGTATCCTGCTCTGTGTCAGCCAGACTGAAAATCCTGCACTCCAAGGCACAAAAGGTAGCAGGTCTCTGAGCTCACATACTAAGCATTAACATGGTTTACATGTTCCAGCACTGAGCTGAGAACTTTCTTGCAATTTTCCACTCCTCAAGAAAATGAAGGGCTAAAGTGTTTACAGACCTCAACTTGACATAAAAGCAGACAAACATTTTACCTCAAGGACACTGCAACTCTCCAGCACTACAGACATCAGTCTAGCCAATCCTACAGAACCTTCCATGCCTAAGCTTGTCCCAACTATGCTACAGACAAAAAACTTGGATCTCTCAGAACACAAACCTCTTGGGATAGTACTAGTATCAGGGTGATGCTtgagaacattttaattttacatacCCACTTATATTTGGGTAATAGAGGATCAACATCCAGAGTTACTGGGCCCTCATGGTCCTTGTAAAGTCAGTGACTGAATCCACTAAGCACCCCCCAAGGGGAGGTTTTCGTACACAGCAGCCCTGTGAATTGCCTGGGAACACAGCTAGCTGATAATTTACCCCAGGTCTCCCCATAACAAGCCCAGACCATGCACCCCAAGACAGGCAGACCAGAGCATCAGCTGTTCAAAGCAAAAAGGATCATCCCACGGGCTGAGCTGAAGCAAGCTGGAGCTCCCTCACCCCCAGGATGGCTGTTGTGGCAGTTGAGGCCCACTTACATTTGGGAGGGCAGAGGCCGGCATTCCTCAGTGATATCGTTTAAGATGACATGTGCATCCTGCATGTCTTCTCTCTCACCTTTTCTCTCTGCCACATAACCCTTCAGTCCAAGAATGCCCACTGATCCTAAAGGGGAACAAAGCAGACACACAGATGCAAATCAAACTCCCCTGTCTCCTCAGCTCAGCCTAAAAACCAGTAAGTTCTCAGCTTTCAAACTACTCTCCTGGCAGTGCAGCCCTCATCCTGCAAGAAAACATCTATCATCTGCTGCTGAACAGGACATGTTTATTTTGTAACATGGGTTTTTATGGGTCCCCGAGGTCAGCAGCTCTAAAAGCAGCCTGCCCTCATTTCAGCAGGCAGCTGTAGCTAAGCAGGACTCTTACCAAacaggggcaggggacagggtgggCAGGGGAAGCATGTGGCACTGAACCTGCAGATTAAGTAAAGCACAGCTTTAAAGAGTGCACTAAGGACAGGAAATCCAGGTCTGATGTTCCAGGGACACGTCCTTTCCTTTGTACCCCTGAACACATATTACTCCCCAAGCTGCAACGCAGCACGCAGGCACTGAAGGCCCTGCATGTAACAAGCCTGTCTCATCCCCTCTCTGGCATCCTTAGCAGCCAGCAGAGAAATCTGTGGATGTGGCAAAAGAAAGAGGTGTGGATCCAGCCTTACAGAGGTTCCACACCCAATCTCTCTCTTGGCAGCAGAAGCCCTTatcctgccagtgctgaggtgcttgctgctcagctcctgctgcttcagcaGGGACAGTAAGAAGGTCCAGGTGAAGGAGGCAGATAAAGCCAGGAAACTCGAGGAGCTTCCACAGACCCCTGCAGCAGTTTGTTTCCTACAAGAGACTGAAAAGGCAAGCAGACTGAAGAACCAAAGCTTAGCTTTGTTCTGGACTTACTCAGCCCAACGCCAAAAGTACAAATTGAGTACATTTGTTTTCAAACTGTCTGAAAACCTTTACAAACTTTCTTTTCCACAAGTTCTTCCCTGCcattcttctcttcctcttcctccaagGACTTTCTCTTCTGCCCTTTCTCTTGGCTCCCTGCTGATGAGACTTGCTTAGTAGCACTGGAGgctgaaagaaagcaaaaatgcaGGTGGCTCAAGTGTTTCAGGACTGTTTTACTTGCATAAATTCAGCAGCAAGTCCTTTTATACCAAAGCACACTTAGGGGTGCAGGCTCACACACACAGCATTAAGGGACTAGTTATTACTGAACAACCCACAGGCTTTATTCCTGAGatatcagggtttttttggggtttttttttgttgttgtttgtttttgttgtggttttgtttgggttttttttgcagttaATTGCTCAGGAAGTTAATGTTACAGGCTGGAACATTTCtacattattaatattattattattattattattactttccTCTATGATCTCTGCCCACAACAATGCAAGTAAACTTATTTTATTACTCTGAATGTGCATATTTTTTAGAGGGTTCAGAAGAAGGCTACAAATTAAAGCTAGCAAGCAAAACCTGATGTCAGAACTCTggctttttccttctggagaTTTAGGCTCCTATGGGTACAGTGAATTATCCCCCCAGGTGACAGCAAGCACATGGCTGCATGCAGAAAGCCTTGCCAGGGCAGCAGTCTGGGTTTGAAGCCATTTTCAGCAAGGAACAAGGAGGCAGCCTATGCCTACAGCAGAaaagcagccagggcagcagcttcACCTGGGCACTTCCCCTCCCAAAGCAGGGAGCCTTCAGAGAACAAGGGTCCCCAAAAGACAGGAATGTACTTCTGGGAACAGGCCTAATTTTAAGATTCAGAACCCTGATTTAAACAATGGGGGCATAAACAGCCATGACAAGTGTCAGCCTATCTGGACTGGAGAAATAAGCACTGGGTTAATTTGCTTTGTGTCCAACACAACACATCGTGTGCTTTTCTCAGGGAAAGGTGGCTCAGCAGAGGTTGATGAGGAACACAGCTCTTTACCTGGGTCACTGCTACTGGCTGGTGGGAGACCATCGAAGAGCAAAGAGCCTTCTTTTCCTGGAGCACAAGAAGCAGACAAAAATAActacatatttttgtttctttcagggAATAATGCTTTGCATTATTTGTCTCTCCTGAGGTGAAGAAATTATGTCAGTTTACCAAAGAGAACCAAATTCCTACTTCCGTTACTAGTTGGGCAAATCCAGGCTTTACATTTATTCCAgagaacatttttaaagaatgttttaTAGAATATATGTGGAACATCTATAATACCCTGGttataaaaacccaaacaggaTGCAGCTGGTCTGGATACCAGCACTGATAACCCCACTGTCTTTATTCTATCTAACAAAGAACAGGATTTACACACACTTCATCTGAAAGAGATGCTGatgcagaaaacacagaaaaccaaaccaatggCAGGAACAGAGCACCCATACCTGAGTCAGCACTGCTGGATGGTGGGAGATCATCAAACAGCAGAGGCCCTTTATGGGAATCTTTCCCTGTAAGGCACCAGGCCAGAGTAAGGAAACAGTACAGGCACTCCTGGGGGGAACTGCTCTGAAAGGACTGTCCCCaagccagcacagctgtggtaaaccaGGAGAGCTTTACAGTAATTTTAGCAGCTGCTTCACAAGCAAAATAACCACCTGCCCGGGGCTGAGGTGAACTTTTGTCTGGAGAACAGGTTTGTGGTTGGTATTTTTTTGCTAGCAATCCACTAAACCCGCACTAACATCCCTCAGCAGCACAGTGAGGGGAAAGGCTCCAACACGGTTCAAACCGCAGGGAACTGCAGTTCACACAGAACATGCAAAACCACGGTCTAAACTGCAGCGAGtcccagaggaaaagaaaaccataaAACCCACTAAACCCGGCCATTTCTCCAGCGATTTTTAACCCGTCCCCTCACCCTCCCCCTCGCCCCTCAAGCTCCCTGTGGCGGCGGCCTGGCTGCGCGCGGAGCCACGCTGCCCAcggctgagctgcagcaggccCGGCGGGGCCCGCAGCCCGTCAGGTGAGGCGGCGGGCCGAGGCCGGGCGGACAGCGCGGGCCCGAGCGGGTCGCGGCCTCACCCGCGGCGGCGCCGGGCTCGGGCAGGTCCCCGAACAGATCCATCGCCGCCGCCGCTCgctcccgcccgccccggcGCCGGCCCAATCCGCACCCGCGGAGGGCCGGAAATGCGCCCGCGCCTCGGCGGCAGCGGAAGCACCGCGCTGGCCCCGCCCACAACGACACGTTCCCGTCCCCTCCACCAATCGCGAGCCGAGTTTCGCTGTCAGTCAGCGCCGTCACCCCGCCCCCTGCCCCGCCGGGTTGAGCAGgcccgccagggggcgctcCCTCAGGGCCGCCCGCTCCGTtcccgccccgctccccgctgCCCCCCCCCCGCCAGCCCCAGAGAGGACGCTCAGCGCACGGGAATTGCGTTAAATGCGACATTTATTTCAGAACCGAACAAGCCTCACGTGCGCACGGACGGCCAAGACCCGCAGTACTGCCCCCCCTGGCACACGGCAGGGAGCGCCGGCGGGAACCGGAGAGCGGGGAGTGCggcctctctcctcctcccgccgatgcctgcctgcctgccttccgTGCCACCCGCTGCCGTGTGGAATTTCCCTTCCCGTTGGGCTTGTAGTCGTGCTGGAACCTCCGGTTTGCATTCCTTGCCGAGGGGATGCGTGGCAGGGCCGTGAGGAGCAGCGCGGGGCCGGTCAGAGCGCTGCTGGCGGGGTGACGAGCGGCCCGAGTGCCGCACCCAGCGGGCAGCTCTGTTCCCCTCGGCTCCCACCTCCAGCCCAGCCGTCTGCTCTGCAGGTTTGCTGGCCTCAGGCAGGCTTCGGCTCTGGCTGGAGGATGCCCTTCAGCTGGCTGCGTCTTGTCTgtggcacaggcagcaccaTACAGCCCTGGCCAGTGGACCTGTGTCTGGTCCCTGACAGACACTGGTCCCGTCTCTGCCAGAAGCTGCCTCCGTTCTGGAGGAGCCTCCCCTTAGGTACCGCTGTTTCTCCACCTTTAGCCCCTTACACTGAAATTTGGGATGGTACCAACTAGTCCTTGCTCAGAGCACGGGAGCCAGGATGTTGCAGCCTGGGACCCTGCATTGCCCCAGCTCAGCCTCTCTGTGCCTCCAGGCTGGCATCTCTTCATACAGAAAGGGCACAAGTTGGCCTCCAGGTCTAAAAACGatcacagagaggaaaatagCCCAGTTTGCTGGGGAGCTTGTCCTGGGCAGGGGAGGTGGGCTGAGAGGGAGCAGCCCCACTGGAGATTTGGGCTGTAGTAATGGGGTAAGATGCCCAAGGAGCTGTGGCGAGGCCAGGCAGAACCAGCATGTGCTCAAGAAGAATCCCCAAATTCTTTCTGTCACCTGAAACCCAAGCTAGAGGGTGCCTGATATGCAGCAAGGGGGCCAGTGCAAACCTCTACTCCTCTGCCATGTCCCTGCCTATCTGTGCCCCCCACAACACGAATATAATGAGAAGACAGCACCACgtcccacacacacacacacacacacacacgcacacccCACAGACAGTGCAGGGAGGTGTGGCAGAGCCAAGGCGCAGCTGTGCTGGACAAgagacagcagagctgggggtgcctgggagATGCACGGAGGAAGATGCTCAGCTTCcaacacagagctgtgccagaTGCTGCTGGCCACTTGGGAAGCCCTGAACAAAAACATCTAACCATGGGTGAGAAATGGGAGaagagagagctgctgctggaggaggtggGAAGCAGTGATGGCTGGAGGTCTTTTCAGCAAAAACACCTCCAATGCGAGAAGCCCCCAGATAAACATGCTGATGGAGGCAGGGTGGGGAAGAGGTGGGTGCTTGcttctgcagcagaggaagagtGAGAAAACACCAGctagaacagaaaaaagaagccccatccccaccctgacACCATTTGATCTGCTTTGAGTCTGTCATCCTGCTAGGAGAAGAAGAGATGTGCAAGCCCTTTTGGGAAAGGACAAGAAGGATCCTGTAGGGTGGGATGGTCATTCCTAGTCATGGCTCCTGGGGAATTTTCCCATTCCACCTgaacctccacactccctgCAGGGTTGGGATCCTTGGCATCCTGCCCTAAGAGTGGGAAATCCCTTGGATGTGACAcctgggggtcccaggctgTGATAGTGGAGGTGGCCCAAGTGCTTTTGGTTGGAAAGGGTAGCCCAGCATGGTGTGACAGACAGAGCCATAGCCAGAGGTCTCCATTTCCCTGCAGTAGGACCAAGCTCCAAAGTGCAGTGACCCATCTGCAGGGACATGGGTGCCCTGGCCAGTTGAAACTGTGGGCTCTTCCCTTCCAGAGGTAGATGGGACAGGTAGCAATTGCCTTCTTTGGGAAGACATGGTGGACTGTCTGGCCACTGGTCAGGTGAAAAGTAGTTTTAAGCTGCAGGGGATGGCAAAGCAAATAGTTGGGGAAGGGCATAGAGTGAGGGTGAGAGCTGCGCTGCTGCCAGGCACAAGCCAGGGATGTCCCGGGGAAGGCATCTCCGGAACCTCAGCCCACCAGCAAGGCTCTCCCCTGCCTGGGGGAGGCATTGGCTGGGGGCCAGGACTCAACTTAGGGTATTTTTGTGatgtaaatagaaataaatactttataAATATAATCTTAAAGTACTGACACCTGATCTTACTCTGCTGTCT
This window contains:
- the ILKAP gene encoding integrin-linked kinase-associated serine/threonine phosphatase 2C; this encodes MDLFGDLPEPGAAAGKDSHKGPLLFDDLPPSSSADSGKEGSLLFDGLPPASSSDPASSATKQVSSAGSQEKGQKRKSLEEEEEKNGREELVEKKVCKGSVGILGLKGYVAERKGEREDMQDAHVILNDITEECRPLPSQITRVSYFAVFDGHGGVRASKFAAQNLHQNLIKKFPKGEVASVEKTVKRCLLDTFKHTDEEFLKQASSQKPAWKDGSTATCVLAVDNILYIANLGDSRAILCRYNEESQKHTALSLSKEHNPTQYEERMRIQKAGGNVRDGRVLGVLEVSRSIGDGQYKRCGVISVPDIKRCQLTHNDRFILIACDGLFKVFSPEEAVNFIVSCLEDKNIQMREGKLEADARYEAACNRLANKAVQRGSADNVTVMVVRIEH